ACCCCGCAGCATGCCAGCTCTGAGTCCACCCCACAGCAGCCCAGCCCCGGATCCACCCCACAGCAGCCCAGCCCCGGATCCACCCCACAGCCCAGCCCCGGATCCACCCCGAAGCCCAGCTCTGAATCCACTCCCTGCCAGTCTGTGCCCCAGGCTGTCCCAGCTCCCGAAACCAACTCCTCCACCCGGGGCCTGTTGCCTCAGGACACTAACACAAAAGCATCCTCTCGATCCAGGAAAACAGGTGGGCAGGCTTCTAACTCAAGAACTTCTAGCCTTCCTGCTGATGGAGTCCTAGGGTCCCCCAGAGGCGGGTTCATTTCGGGTAGTGGTGCATGGTTGATGTGTATTCTGGAACTGTGCTGGTGAAGTGTgagggtttggggttttgttgttacCCAGGACACCAGGATTCCTGGATTTTGCCATTCCTCACCAACCTGAGTCTCAACGAAGGCAGCCACACATACATATTGACATTGCACTTGGCTGGGTGGTGATACTATCTTATTAGAAGTCGGAAGTGCCATGTGGCtgctcaaaaataaaaaccaaggatGTGTTAATAGAAGTATATGGTTTAGGACAAGGGAGGTGGTCATACTGTGTCCTCATCAGGCTACACTTGTGTGCTGTAAAAGATGCCTAGCAATCTAGTCCAAAGAAGATAATGGGGGATGAGGGCGTAGGAAAGCAAGAACCATTTGATGTATGAGATTTGGTTGAAGGAATTGGAGGAAATCTGTCTGTCAAGTAAAAGATGTGAGTAGACTTGTTCCATGTTACCCTCAGATGTCTGACTAAatggttgccagataaaatataggatacccggttaaatttgaatttcagataaacaacaaataacgTTTTAGTGTAAGTGTGTCCCAGATATTGCATgggcattctgtatttttatctgCTAAATCTGGCAGCCTTACCCATGGAAGACACTAGAGACAGGCAGATTTCTGCTCAACATGAAGATATTTCCAAAAATTAGCTCTGCCTGAAAATGGAATGGCTGTCTAGGAAAAGTGGTCCTCCATCTTCTTGGGTAGCCAGAGTCTGAATGAGCATTGGATTGTGTAGAGGGAATTCAAGTGGAGTTTGGGAGACAGGCTGGttaatactactactactaataataataatggtagtaACTAACAGTTATCCCCGAGCATTTACCATGTACCTAGCATTCAGCTCAGCTGTCAGTGTGAATCTTCCCATTTAACAGTCCTATAAAGGAGGTGTTATCATCATGCTCTCCCTTTTATAGgtgggggaactgaggctcaaagaaatcAAACAACACACTCTCAAGCAGGCACTGATAGCACTGAGAGGGGGACCTCCATCTATTCTGACTCTGTAATCCTCACTCCTAACTGCAGCATTGACCTTCTGGTCCCAAGAGTCCCAGGCTTCCCCAGAAGGAAGAACacacttctctgagcttctcttGGCTTCACCATGAGCCAGTGCCCGTGGCTCTATGGTCCTGAGCAGGCCACACTCTCTGGGCCACAGCTTATTCCTCGGGGATGGTGTGGAAATAAACTAGACGTGAGGTGTGAGTGAGAGAGCTAACTCCAAGCAATTGCTGGGACAGCAGTATTTCCATGGCAAAGcatcagttcattctttttttttttttttaagattttatttatttatttgacagagagagatagcaagagcaggaacacaagcagggggagcggcaggcagagggagagggacaaaccggcttcccgtggagcagagagcccgatgcggggctcgatcccaggacactgggatcatgacctgagccgaaggcagacgcttaacaactgagccacccaggcgccccaagcatcaaTGCATTCTTAACATGTAGAAATGGTTTTGAGTGTTACATATTGCATATATTGCGATCATCAACCACTGATGGAAACATTTCTGGATTACGGCCTTCAGAACTGATACCTGTAGAAAGCAAAAAGTTCCATTCCCACATCTTTTGAGGAATGCGTGTGGCTCACCCCTGGGGAGGAATTCTGCTTATTGAGAAGGCCAAGCAGGAGACAGGGGTAGCCTGCCCGTGGTTATAGTGGACACCCTGCACTTTTCTGCCAGAGGAATTTTCTCCCTTTGAACGAGAGTGGGAAAAAATGTTGGTGATAAGGGATGAAGACCTGTACATAAAGGCGCCATTTTCTAAAatccaagttttttttaaaggattttatttatttatttgaggtggggagggggaggaagagggagaatctcaagcagattccgagccaagcgcagagcccaacatggcgCCTGATtccatgaccgtgagatcatgacctgagccaaaatcaagagtcagacgctcgaccaactgagccacccaggcacccctaaaatccaAATCTTTTGGGATGCAGAAAACACTGTAGTTTCAGAAAGTATTAGCCTTCCACTAAAATGGCTGTAATCAAAAGATGGACAGTAACAAGTGTTAGGGGAagctgtggagaaactggaaccctcgtCCACGGCTGGAGGGAACGtagaatggtgcagccactgtggaaaacaatctggcagttcctcagagGGTCAAACGTGAAGTTattgtatgacccagcaattccactcctggggaAATACCCAAGAGAACTAAAAATAGAGCATCCATACAAAAACGTGCACGTGAATGTTCACAGCGGCATTAGTAATGATAGCCAGGAAGTGGGACAAACTCAATATCAAccacctgatgaatggataaacggcatgtggtatgtccatacaacgAAATCCTATTTGGCACCACTGACACagtctacaacatggatgagtctcagacacattaggctaagtgaaagaagctagccCGCCAAAGCCCACATGTTGCACATGATTCCATTCATGAAATGTGCCGAATAGGCAAATCCATTGCCCGGaactgggggggggaggtggggaaaggcAGTGACCGCTAATGGTCATGGGGTTTccttggggagggaggagatgaaaatgttctggaattagacagtaaTGGATGGTTTTACACCTTTGTTAATAGACCAAAAACCACCGAACCCtttaaagggtaaattttatgacaCGGGAATTaagtgtctatttaaaaaaaaattaacaaataaaaaagataaggcTTGCCTTTTAGaatcccttccttctccattgGAGGAAAAGTATCTGTCGTGGGCAGGTCTCAGGAGGAAGTGTGCGGCGTCTGCCAGGTTGAGCACTGGCTGCGCGGAGCTCACGTTGGAAGAACGTATAGCTGTGTCAAGAAGCCGGGACCAAAGTCACTACCCGAGGTGGGAACTATCCGCCAGAAGCCCTCCTGGGTCACGGCAGACGGCGCCATCTCTGAGTCCCGCTGGTATCCTTAGCGGAGGACAAACGGGAGAGAGGTTTGGGAAAGTGCTTCAAAGACTGTAAACTGGAGCAGCTGCTGTCTTCTGCATCAATCAACGAACCCCAGAAGAACGGACCGTGTTCCAGTGCAATCTCAGGGCCGCGGTCCCCGCCACGGTCATTTTCTGTGAATTCCAGGGAAGGAGCACCGAACGAGTTAGAAGCCCTAAGGTGAAGGCCACTTCTTCCAATCTACTTGTTGTAAGGCCACATCCCATCgatcctctgagcctcagtttccctgtttgcaaactgagaataaaaaataatggcgctgggcgcctgggtggctcagttggttaagcaactgccttcggctcaggtcatgatcctggagtcccgggatcgagtcccgcatcgggctccctgctcggcagggagtctgcttctccctctgaccctcctccctctcatgttctctgtctcgcaaataaataaaatcttaaaaaaaataaaataatggcgCCATTATTTCGAAATGGCCCAGGGAGCTCCAGTCTATAAAGCAACCAGTTTCCCCTGCAGCTAGTCTTCTCTCCCGTGTCTCCCTAgctctccccagcctcctggaGGCAGCCCGTCcctcatctctctccttctctgtccatCCAGGGGCTGTGGCTCGTGCGGGCCCGCGGGCCTACTGTTCCTGTTCCACTTGCCCTGGCAGCTCTGCTTGCTGGCGTCGCCTGGGCCTGTGTCATAGCCGCATCTTTGATGTCCTCCTTCCTCGGGTCTGGCCCACCATGCCAGGGAGAGGATCCCCAAGCCTCCTCACTTTCTACAGGTTCTGGAGCGCATGGGGGGCTGGACCCTCGGGGCCCTCGGTTCCCGGGGCCGGGCTCTGCCCTGGACCATGTTAGGCGCCATGTTGTAACTTCTTCTTGAGGATCCCAGGCAGAAAGGAAGCCTCTCCAGGGGGGTCACTTCCCGGGGTTTGGCGCCCTGCCCTTTCCGACCAGACCCACATGCCGGGGCCCCCCACCTGCACAGAGAGGGGCCAGTTTCCTTCCTTACCAGGAATTGCTTCTTTAGGAGgcttgtgtttcttttctccagaGGTGCACTCCTTCCTCAGAGGATACTCCCTCACAGCCCTTAGAAAAGCCCCTGTCACTCAGAGCATTGTGATTAAATGCTCTGTTGGGCCACGGGCCTCCTTCTGTGGCCCATACCATAGCTGAGAGCTTCAGGTTCTTGACCTGCATATGAGTTTTCCCCAGAATTTAGTGATAAATACTGATTGCAACTCATACGGCCTGTTGGCAAGAGCAAGACCTCCACCCCCTTCAGAGGGTTTCACGCAATTTCTGGCAGTCTCCACAGGGCACATGCCCCCAGGCTCCCACAGCATCATGCGCAGTAcctgcccttcccttcctctcccacgAAGCCCTCAGGAGAAAGCCACCTGGTGGCTTCTGCTTCCGCTCGAAGGAAGACCCCTGTGCAGAAAATGGAACTAAAGACGACAGTCCGCTTTCCCAGGGGTGCAGGGCTATATGCCTCCCTTTGCCCCCAGCTCTGGGCCCCAGAGTAGCTACACCTGTACTCAGGGTCTCACCGATGTCCGCGAAGAGACTTCCCACTTGGGGATCTCATGCCCCTAAACCAGGCGCAGAACGCACCCACCCCTCACCctcttcctgctcctcttcctggtCTCTCCCCCACCAAATCCCCTCTCTCCCCAAAGCACCATCTCTCAGACATAAGAGAAGCAAACGGATACCCAGGTGAGTTGGGAGAACATGTGTAGAGCTAAAAATACTCTACAGCCTGGTAAGTCCTACCAAGGAACGACCTGCCCGCCACTCACCTCTACTCTCTTCCCACACACTTAGTATTTCTGTCCATCTGATGTCTAGCCGGGCCATGGATTTCGTATCGCTTTAAAACCAACGAGTGGGAACGCCTCCTCGGCGTAGAATACTAGACGCTATGAGGAAAACCAGAACAGGGAACTTGACCCTTTAAAATCATACAGTCTACACGGCAAGCTGAGCCGTATACATTTCGAAACTCAGATGGGAGCCAGGAAGTGACACCTTCCCCACAGAAGTTCAAAGAGCTTCAGAAAAAGCAGGTGCTCACTCCAAAGTCAGGGTCCACGGAGACTTTGTAGTGTCAATGGTATCTATCTGCACTGAGTCTAGAAGGGTCTTGGGATCTTCCCGTGGCTTACCATGAAAAGGGAGAGTGTTCTAGGTGGAGAGAAACATAAAAGCAAGGCGGCTCAGCAttagggaagggaggggaggggatggggcagagatgCAGTCTGGCCAGGGTGAGACCTGTGGTCTTAATTCTGCTCAAATTATAACACCAGCTTCCATAATCTTGACATTTCTCAGTGGAGCGGAATGTTGGATCTTGGCTTTAAATACGTATTCACATTAAACAAGATTCCCTACTTTAGCAGGATTGTTGTCCAAATGGATATTGCGTTTTGTGAAAGCCTTCCTTGTAGTCATTAGCACAATGGTACATCTCCCTTGCCCGTGTGGTGGGCGTCACGTGTGGCTTCCTCAGATTCTTCTCCAAAACGGAGCCACATGATAgaacctacttcacagggttgttgtaaggcTGGAGGAAGACCCTGGGTGTGAGATGTCTAACATGGGGCCTGGCACACCGCGGCCTTAACCGCCTTCATACCCTGCTCCCTGAGTGTCCCAGGGAGCTGGCATCCCGGGCTTGCCCGTCCTCAGAGGCAGGGGTCCCGTGGCAGGGATTCACTGGGCGGGGTGGGCAGAGTTGGATTCCCTTGAGAGGAACATCAGTAGCGGGGAGATGGGCATTCCTGACATCCTGAGGGGACCCTACCATTTCTGCTTCCCCTGTCTGTAGACAGGCACTAGAGTCCAGCTTCCCCCAACCTGTGGGCTTTCTGCTTTGCTCTACAGAAAACCTACAAGGAAACACTCCACTCACCGTAATTCGCGTGCTCCAAGCTCTCGGGACTGCTGCTGTGGCTCTGGGGGCCCTAGGAGCTGCCTATTACACCACTGAATCCTTGTGAGCAAACCCCCAGGCCCGCGGTCCGGCAGGTACGTGGACCCCCTTTGTGCCTTCGCCCCCTGGCAGAGGTAACCCTCAAGCCCACTGGGTCACCGTGCCCGCAGTGCAGGGCTGAGGGAGTGTCTGTCCCTTCTCAGAATAAAGGAGGAATTTATGGGTGGACCAAGCCCCCAGCCTCTCAGGGAAAGCTTAAGAACCGAGTGACTTCCTGGCCTCAGGGTCCACTGGCCCGGCCCTCTCAAGCAGCCCTGGCACTCTTGGACGATGCTAGACCCACTATTGGGATTGTCAAATCACAGTACCCCTAACCCCcactgcggggggcgggggtgttcCCTAGTCACAGATCCCAGGCAGGAAGAAGCCGGAGAGGGGAAACAGAGGTTCCCGTCCCTCTTCGGGACTTCCCTTGGAACTTTCCCTTCTGAAGTGCTGCTTATCTTTCATGGGCTGGTCCCACCCATTTCTTCCATAAGCTCTTCCCCCACTACAGTTCCAGTGATTTCTCCCCTCTTTTTACCGCTGTTTTCTCCAGCCTATTCCATCCTGAATTGTGGATGGTTTTTTGGTAACTGTGTGGCCTGTCTCTGCAACTATCTTTGAGGTGCAGGGAGCACgatccttgagggcagggagcaCGCCTTCCACAGCATCTCCAGTCCTCCCCTGTCTCAAGCCAGGCTCCTGggggcagagcctgagacagggattTGCGTGCACAGGATTTATGAGGGAAAATGGGAGTGAGGGAGGTaagagaggacagaggaaggagtAGAGCAAGGAGGAGGTCTCAGCTGGAGTCCAGCCTCAGCCTGATCCCAGGGGAGCTCTGGTGTGTGAATTACACCACAGAGCCGGTCTCACCTTGGGGCAAGAAGCTTGGCCTTCTGTGCTCCTCCATCACTGAGTCATTGGCAatagggctgggggtggggagtgtgtaTCTTTGTGGAAAAGCGGATCCCATTTGTCCTCTCCTGAGAACAagttcctggggaaggaggcagtTTTGAACTGTTAGCAGCCAACATTCACAATTCCCAGGAGCTGGGGAATGGATGCACCAGCCCAGAAAGAGGATCTGGGCGGGCACCAAGAGCACGTACAGTTGTCCCCGTTGTCAAGTCCACTGGCAGTGAATGCCTAATAATGGGGGGTGGTCAGCTGGTATGCAGCTTTTCAACCCACGCCCAGACCTCCACCAGCCCCAGGAACGGACAAGGAATGGCCACAGTAGGGCACGTGCTCAAAGCATCTCAGAAGCCCGACCCAAAAAGTAAACTCACCAGCCGCTCAGGGGCTCTGCTGCCTGATCAAGGGACTTCCGGGGAAGAATGAAAGCACCTTAAGCTTCATGAAATACCACAGCAGctgagagcctcagtttccccgtctgtaaATAGGGAAGATCATGGGACCTCTGTCTTGAGATTGTTGGAGTATGAGATAAGGTGCTCCGAGGACAGGGCTGGCCAGTAGGCCGGTCTTGTTACTATTACCATCCTGAGAGTGGTCGGAAAGATGCAGGCTTTGGGGTCGGGGCTGCAGGTTCCGGTCTCGGCTCTGCTACCTGGTAGCTGGGTCTTAGGGGATGCATCACTTAACTTCTGTTGAGAGGCATGTCGTTGCTAAAGAAGGAAGAATAGTAACTATCTCCGGGGGCGatggttttgaggattaaatgagaggatGTTCAGATACGCCACGCCGGGTCACAGGGGTTGGGTAGATGGTGGTGACCGGCAGTCTGAAGAATGTCCCTGAGCTAAAGCGTTTTGTCTTGAGGCTCCTTAAAACAGGAGCCCATGGTGTTCCCTTGGGTTCTGCCCCTGGCGGCAGGCAAGCTTGAGGTCAG
Above is a window of Neomonachus schauinslandi chromosome 3, ASM220157v2, whole genome shotgun sequence DNA encoding:
- the SPATA3 gene encoding spermatogenesis-associated protein 3 isoform X1 produces the protein MRKGKRKKPESRCRGSTSQRASSESTPQNASSESTPQHASSESTPQQPSPGSTPQQPSPGSTPQPSPGSTPKPSSESTPCQSVPQAVPAPETNSSTRGLLPQDTNTKASSRSRKTGAVARAGPRAYCSCSTCPGSSACWRRLGLCHSRIFDVLLPRVWPTMPGRGSPSLLTFYRKPTRKHSTHRNSRAPSSRDCCCGSGGPRSCLLHH